A genomic segment from Planktothrix sp. FACHB-1365 encodes:
- a CDS encoding reverse transcriptase domain-containing protein, with translation MKTSITKTTEAWNSINWAKVQRVVFKLQKRIYQASLSGQNAKARKLQKLLVKSYYAKLLAIRKVTQDNQGKKTAGVDGIKSITPNQRLELAQNLSKYQKAKPLRRKWIPKPKVEKRPLGIPTINDRIRQALVKLALEPQWEARFEGESYGFRPGRSAHDAMSRIFQSINKGEYYILDADISKCFDQINHEYLLSKIDCPSTIKAQIRQWLKAGVMDNGIFNATESGTPQGGVISPLLANIALDGMIRLIENKFPKKNNVQAKAIRYADDFVVISPQLEIIQQCQVAIEEWLKPIGLKLKPAKTRICHTLREIEVDGEKVKPGFDFLGWNFRQYAVGKHHSGKKNNGKFIGFKTLIKPSKKAIKAHADQVKEVIKT, from the coding sequence GTGAAAACGAGTATAACCAAGACTACGGAAGCATGGAATTCTATCAATTGGGCGAAAGTTCAACGGGTAGTATTTAAGCTGCAAAAGAGAATTTACCAGGCATCATTATCGGGACAAAATGCAAAAGCTCGGAAGCTCCAAAAACTTCTAGTCAAGTCATATTATGCCAAACTTCTAGCGATTAGAAAGGTAACTCAGGATAATCAAGGGAAGAAAACAGCCGGGGTTGATGGAATCAAATCCATTACACCCAATCAACGGTTAGAACTTGCCCAAAATCTGAGTAAATACCAAAAGGCAAAACCACTCCGAAGGAAATGGATTCCCAAACCCAAGGTCGAAAAACGCCCACTAGGTATACCAACTATAAACGATAGAATCAGGCAAGCCTTGGTTAAATTGGCATTAGAACCCCAATGGGAAGCCAGATTCGAGGGTGAAAGCTATGGGTTTAGACCCGGACGTTCAGCCCATGATGCCATGTCACGAATCTTCCAAAGCATCAACAAAGGTGAATATTACATCTTAGATGCTGACATCTCAAAGTGTTTTGACCAGATTAACCATGAATACCTACTGTCCAAAATTGATTGTCCATCAACTATAAAAGCACAAATCAGACAATGGTTAAAAGCTGGGGTAATGGACAACGGCATATTTAATGCAACAGAGTCAGGCACTCCACAAGGAGGAGTCATTAGTCCTCTACTCGCAAACATCGCACTGGATGGAATGATTAGGCTCATTGAAAACAAATTCCCTAAAAAGAATAATGTACAAGCCAAAGCCATCAGATATGCCGATGATTTCGTGGTAATCAGTCCACAATTAGAAATCATTCAACAGTGTCAAGTTGCTATCGAAGAATGGTTAAAACCCATAGGGTTAAAACTGAAACCAGCCAAAACCCGTATATGCCACACATTGAGAGAAATCGAGGTAGATGGCGAAAAGGTAAAACCAGGATTCGACTTTCTAGGTTGGAACTTCCGACAATACGCAGTTGGTAAACACCATTCTGGAAAAAAGAATAACGGAAAATTCATAGGATTTAAAACCCTAATCAAACCTAGCAAGAAGGCAATTAAAGCTCACGCGGATCAGGTAAAAGAAGTGATTAAAACCCA
- the ctpA gene encoding carboxyl-terminal processing protease CtpA translates to MHKRVFQIASLIILQIALIWSTWVTPVSALTEDQKIFSESWRIINRAYIDESFNHQNWWSIREKWMRQPFKNREETYQAIEKMLATLDDPFTRLLRPDQYRSLQVNTSGELMGVGLQIALDAETGDLTVISPLEGSPAEQAGIQPRDRILKIDGLPTANLTLDESAARMRGPIGSRVTLTVLREGNTVAEDLVLIRDRIALNPVTAELRSDLGETPLGYIRLSQFSANATEEVAHAIQSLEKQGAKAYILDLRNNPGGLLQSGIEIARLWLDEGTIVYTVNRQGVLGSFEAVGSALTHAPLVVLVNPGTASASEILAGALHDNHRGILVGEKTFGKGLIQSLFDLSDGSGLAVTVAKYETPNHTDINKLGIMPDRVIPAESLLLRSQVATASDQQYQAALELLSSQLMIAKN, encoded by the coding sequence ATGCACAAGCGAGTTTTTCAGATAGCCTCTCTCATTATTCTGCAAATAGCCTTAATCTGGAGCACTTGGGTCACTCCGGTTTCGGCGTTGACTGAAGATCAAAAGATTTTTAGCGAAAGTTGGCGAATTATTAATCGCGCTTATATTGATGAGAGCTTCAACCATCAAAATTGGTGGTCTATCCGCGAGAAATGGATGCGACAACCCTTCAAAAACCGGGAGGAGACCTATCAAGCCATTGAGAAGATGTTAGCCACCCTGGATGACCCCTTTACTCGTCTGTTACGACCGGATCAATATCGCAGTCTACAAGTTAATACCTCTGGGGAACTCATGGGCGTGGGGTTACAAATTGCCCTGGATGCAGAAACGGGCGATTTAACGGTAATTTCCCCGTTAGAAGGTTCTCCGGCTGAACAAGCGGGAATTCAACCCCGCGATCGCATTTTGAAAATTGATGGGTTGCCCACTGCTAATTTAACTTTAGATGAATCTGCCGCTCGGATGCGAGGGCCCATCGGTAGCCGGGTGACATTAACGGTATTACGGGAGGGTAACACGGTAGCGGAAGATTTGGTTTTAATTCGCGATCGCATTGCTCTTAACCCAGTCACCGCAGAATTACGGTCTGATTTGGGAGAAACGCCTCTGGGTTATATTCGTTTAAGTCAATTTAGTGCCAATGCAACTGAAGAAGTCGCCCATGCCATTCAATCTTTAGAAAAACAAGGCGCAAAAGCTTATATTTTAGACTTAAGAAATAATCCAGGGGGATTATTACAATCGGGGATAGAAATTGCCCGTCTTTGGTTAGATGAAGGCACGATTGTTTATACTGTAAATCGTCAGGGGGTCTTGGGGAGTTTTGAAGCAGTGGGTTCAGCTTTAACTCATGCTCCTTTAGTGGTTTTAGTCAACCCAGGAACGGCGAGTGCCAGTGAAATTTTAGCCGGAGCTTTACACGATAATCATCGAGGGATTTTAGTGGGAGAAAAAACCTTTGGAAAAGGGTTAATTCAATCTCTATTTGATTTATCCGATGGGTCAGGATTAGCGGTTACGGTTGCCAAGTATGAAACCCCCAATCATACAGATATTAATAAGTTGGGGATTATGCCGGATCGGGTTATTCCAGCAGAATCTTTACTGCTTCGCAGTC
- the petD gene encoding cytochrome b6-f complex subunit IV yields the protein MSILKKPDLSDPVLRAKLAKGMGHNYYGEPAWPNDLLYTFPVVILGSFGLIVALSVLDPAMMGEPSNPFATPLEILPEWYLWPTFQILRVVPNKLLGIMLMSSIPVGLIAVPFIESVNKFQNPFRRPVASAVFLFGTLVTLWLGIGAALPIDKSLTLGF from the coding sequence ATGTCCATCTTAAAAAAGCCGGATCTCAGTGATCCAGTTCTTCGGGCTAAATTAGCTAAAGGCATGGGTCACAACTACTATGGTGAACCTGCTTGGCCCAATGACTTGTTATATACGTTCCCGGTGGTGATTCTGGGGTCTTTCGGTTTAATCGTTGCCCTGTCTGTTCTTGACCCGGCAATGATGGGAGAACCTTCTAATCCCTTCGCTACGCCGTTAGAAATTCTGCCGGAATGGTATCTCTGGCCGACTTTCCAAATTTTACGGGTAGTCCCCAATAAACTCTTAGGAATCATGTTAATGTCTTCGATTCCTGTGGGCTTAATTGCTGTTCCTTTCATTGAAAGTGTTAACAAATTCCAAAACCCCTTCCGTCGTCCTGTAGCTAGTGCGGTTTTCTTATTTGGAACGTTAGTAACGCTGTGGTTAGGAATTGGCGCCGCCCTTCCCATCGACAAGTCTTTAACGTTAGGCTTCTAA
- a CDS encoding glycosyltransferase: MLLQKHPKLGQTHSRLTWCFLAVFSCEGGIQSYVKDILTAYQDFYQLDELTKPPINPESQVLILRDSPESFNPLETPSSLFKFQYFKSQFPTWGRLQLAKALLLDLLQERPERVLCGHINLSHLVQTICQPLGIPYTVLTYGKEVWAPLPTKYQKALQNADQIWTISRYSRDQACLANHLNPKQFEMLPCMVNGEHFTPGPKPQHLIERYGLQDARVLMTVARLWKGDPYKGVDVTIRALSQIAQVFPDVKYLVIGRGDDQPRLQQLAQDLGVSDRVVFAGFVPTEELVEHYRVCEGYVMPSQEGFGIVYLEAMACEKPVIAGDRDGSADPLQDGKLGWQVPHRDVDAVAQACIELLKGEDQRCNGPWLRQQSLASFGKPAFQNRVQRLLQQKVVLL, from the coding sequence ATGCTATTACAGAAACACCCCAAACTAGGACAAACTCATTCTCGTTTAACGTGGTGCTTTTTAGCCGTTTTTTCTTGTGAAGGTGGAATTCAATCCTATGTTAAAGATATCTTAACGGCTTATCAAGATTTTTATCAACTTGATGAACTGACAAAGCCACCTATTAATCCAGAGAGTCAGGTTTTAATTTTACGCGATTCTCCTGAATCTTTTAACCCTTTAGAAACCCCATCAAGTTTGTTTAAATTTCAATATTTTAAATCCCAATTTCCCACCTGGGGACGCTTGCAATTAGCAAAAGCTTTACTCCTAGATTTACTCCAAGAACGACCTGAGCGCGTGTTATGTGGTCATATTAATTTATCCCACTTGGTACAAACCATCTGCCAACCGTTAGGAATTCCCTACACCGTCTTAACCTATGGCAAAGAAGTTTGGGCACCTTTACCAACGAAGTATCAAAAGGCACTCCAAAACGCCGATCAAATTTGGACAATTAGCCGATATAGCCGAGATCAAGCGTGTCTTGCCAATCACCTCAATCCTAAGCAGTTTGAAATGTTACCTTGTATGGTCAATGGGGAACACTTTACCCCTGGCCCCAAACCTCAACACTTAATTGAACGCTATGGGTTACAAGATGCACGGGTGTTAATGACCGTCGCCCGACTGTGGAAAGGTGATCCCTATAAAGGAGTGGATGTCACCATTCGCGCCTTATCCCAAATTGCTCAAGTGTTTCCCGATGTTAAATATTTAGTCATTGGTCGAGGGGATGACCAACCCAGACTCCAACAGTTAGCTCAAGATTTAGGGGTAAGCGATCGCGTTGTGTTTGCGGGGTTTGTTCCCACGGAAGAATTAGTCGAGCATTACCGCGTCTGTGAGGGTTATGTGATGCCGTCTCAAGAAGGGTTTGGAATTGTTTATTTAGAGGCAATGGCCTGTGAAAAACCCGTTATTGCTGGGGATAGGGATGGTTCGGCTGATCCGTTACAGGATGGTAAATTAGGCTGGCAAGTGCCTCATCGGGATGTAGATGCCGTTGCTCAAGCTTGTATTGAACTGCTGAAGGGTGAAGATCAACGCTGCAATGGGCCTTGGTTACGTCAGCAAAGTTTAGCCAGTTTTGGCAAACCCGCGTTTCAAAACCGAGTCCAACGGTTACTCCAACAAAAAGTAGTATTATTATAG
- the petB gene encoding cytochrome b6 — protein MFSKGIKDSQTFKWFDERLEIQALEDDITSKYVPPHVNIFYCLGGITLVCFLIQFATGFAMTFYYRPTVTEAFNSVQYIMTDVSFGWLIRSIHRWSASMMVLMMILHVFRVYLTGGFKKPRELTWITGVILAVITVSFGVTGYSLPWDQVGYWAVKIVSGVPEAIPVVGSTIVELMRGGTAVGQSTLSRFYSLHTFVLPWLIAVFMLAHFLMIRKQGISGPL, from the coding sequence ATGTTTTCTAAGGGAATAAAAGACTCTCAGACCTTTAAGTGGTTTGATGAACGGCTGGAAATCCAAGCCCTTGAGGATGACATTACAAGTAAGTATGTCCCCCCTCATGTGAACATCTTCTATTGCTTGGGTGGAATTACTTTAGTTTGCTTTTTAATCCAGTTTGCCACTGGATTTGCAATGACGTTCTATTACAGACCAACTGTCACCGAAGCCTTCAATTCCGTTCAGTACATTATGACGGATGTAAGCTTTGGTTGGTTAATTCGGTCTATCCATCGCTGGTCTGCCAGCATGATGGTGTTAATGATGATCCTGCACGTTTTCCGCGTGTATCTGACCGGCGGTTTCAAAAAGCCCCGTGAATTAACGTGGATCACGGGTGTGATTTTAGCCGTGATTACTGTTTCTTTTGGGGTGACAGGCTATTCTCTGCCTTGGGATCAAGTCGGTTATTGGGCTGTGAAAATTGTATCTGGGGTTCCCGAAGCCATTCCCGTTGTTGGTTCTACCATTGTTGAACTGATGCGGGGCGGTACTGCCGTGGGTCAAAGCACCCTCAGCCGTTTCTATAGCTTACATACCTTTGTGCTGCCTTGGCTGATTGCCGTCTTTATGTTAGCCCACTTCCTGATGATTCGGAAGCAAGGCATTTCTGGCCCCCTGTAA